One Eurosta solidaginis isolate ZX-2024a chromosome 5, ASM4086904v1, whole genome shotgun sequence DNA segment encodes these proteins:
- the LOC137253387 gene encoding uncharacterized protein produces MNHLEPVIKEVSPLPQPLETCTQTDIGSRNSQRANSNSDEDILDITEFTSASNKNRSENLNDSDTAPGLRKFKVNKTDTPFMLYDHLTNDIDGKAIIKTNEGKKFIAKVRNLLVRRLINREKEKAFNAAQLLKSPKFNISLEILKQYSAEIATVFPNENPAVYYIPYENKNGMKIGPSGKLVSHYNYIVGDLKRKGLIKSELPHKDKSTKGAPVL; encoded by the exons ATGAATCATTTGGAGCCCGTAATAAAAG AAGTTTCACCATTGCCGCAACCATTAGAAACTTGCACTCAAACCGATATAGGGAGCCGTAACTCACAAAGAGCAAATTCTAACTCTGATGAAGATATACTGGACATAACAGAATTCACTTCAGCCAGTAATAAAAATAGATCTGAAAATTTAAATG ATAGTGATACTGCTCCCGGCCTacgaaaatttaaagttaataaaaCCGATACTCCTTTC ATGCTATACGATCACCTCACTAATGACATTGACGGAAAAGCTATAATAAAAACTAACGAGggaaaaaaatttattgcaaaagtaCGTAACTTATTAGTAAGACGTTTGATCAATCGTGAAAAAGAGAAGGCATTTAATGCCGCTCAGTTGCTTAAATCACCGAAATTTAA CATTTCTCTTGAAATACTAAAGCAATATTCAGCCGAAATTGCTACAGTTTTTCCCAACGAAAATCCAGCAGTATATTATATTCCATACGAAAACAAGAACGGTATGAAAATAGGACCATCAGGAAAGTTAGTATCACATTATAATTACATAGTTGGCGACTTGAAAAGAAAAGGGTTAATCAAGAGTGAACTACCGCATAAGGATAAATCGACCAAGGGAGCTCCAGTTCTCTAG